One part of the Sorangiineae bacterium MSr11954 genome encodes these proteins:
- a CDS encoding helix-turn-helix transcriptional regulator, translating to MDAPLANRFPLFADLLRSRATPLRSTAVGRDGTWLVHWHNADTETVYSHPGHHTLSCYLRGGHGVRCVQAPEARGEPGVMCSIPPEHESKWYVRGSLELLHVYLPRLSLEQAAERWFDLDPRAAELVDRVLFHDAQLASSCARLAAEDWTHPDAPLRLQHLVLEVQARLLTQHAERRRAPLPTLRGGLSPAARRRVLEWIETALSEGGASLDLADLAQIACLSEFHFARMFKASFGMSPHVWIMQRRLHRARALLHEGRLSFEAVAHRCGYAHLQHLNAALRRAGFGSASRYRASVGARRA from the coding sequence ATGGATGCCCCGCTGGCCAACCGCTTTCCCCTGTTTGCCGATTTGCTGCGCTCACGCGCGACACCGCTGCGATCCACCGCGGTGGGGCGAGACGGCACGTGGTTGGTGCATTGGCACAACGCCGATACGGAGACCGTCTATTCGCACCCCGGGCACCACACGCTCTCCTGCTACCTGCGTGGAGGCCACGGCGTGCGCTGCGTCCAGGCGCCCGAAGCCCGCGGCGAGCCGGGGGTCATGTGCAGCATACCGCCCGAGCACGAGTCCAAGTGGTATGTTCGAGGCTCGCTCGAGCTGCTCCACGTGTACTTGCCGCGGCTGTCGCTCGAGCAGGCGGCGGAGCGTTGGTTCGACTTGGATCCCCGCGCCGCCGAGCTCGTGGATCGGGTCCTCTTTCACGACGCGCAGCTGGCCAGTTCGTGCGCCCGATTGGCGGCCGAAGACTGGACGCACCCCGATGCCCCGCTGCGGCTGCAGCACCTGGTGCTGGAGGTGCAAGCCCGCCTCCTGACCCAGCACGCCGAACGCCGTCGCGCGCCGCTGCCCACCTTGCGCGGCGGTCTGTCCCCGGCCGCGCGCCGCCGCGTGCTGGAGTGGATCGAGACCGCGCTCTCCGAGGGCGGCGCGTCGCTCGATCTCGCCGACTTGGCCCAGATCGCGTGCCTGTCCGAGTTCCACTTTGCGCGCATGTTCAAGGCGAGCTTTGGCATGAGCCCCCACGTGTGGATCATGCAGCGCCGCTTGCACCGGGCGCGCGCGCTGCTGCACGAAGGTCGCTTGAGCTTCGAGGCTGTCGCACATCGCTGTGGCTATGCGCACCTGCAGCATCTCAACGCGGCCTTGCGCCGCGCCGGGTTTGGCTCGGCCTCGCGCTACCGCGCAAGCGTGGGCGCCCGTCGAGCTTGA
- a CDS encoding sugar ABC transporter ATP-binding protein: MNDAATTALTLEGVSKGFSGVQALSGVTLACRAGEVLALMGENGAGKSTLLKVLSGDHQPDAGRILVEGTPRVFRTPAEAHRAGVRVIYQEPEIIPHVSVAENVYVGALPHRFHWFDRRGLLRRFHEDLERFGFSGMLDPELRGNQLSAAHRQLVEILRALVGDVRILAFDEPTSSLAEGETDVLFALIERLRASGVAIIYVSHRMQEIFRIADRVAVLRDGRYVGDRPVRAGRGEPAELTEDEVVRMMVGRDLSAMYVREPHAPGHVVLSLDRVTNADVHGVSFEVRAGEIVGLAGLVGAGRTELARAIFGDVPIDSGRILWGGDDPPPGGDAPPGGARPLRELHLQSPRDAIRAGIGLAPEERKTEALLMKRSVRDNTSLAVLDQLRRFRFIRGDLERDLVREYASKLRVRTPSLEREVRTLSGGNQQKVVLARWLARRPKLLILDEPTRGVDVGVKAEIYAIIAELAREGIAVLVISSDLPEVIGLSDRIVVMHCGRVTGEVHRSEATEERIMALAMADYLKVPAASVSARAQQEGAS, translated from the coding sequence ATGAACGACGCAGCCACGACCGCGCTCACCCTCGAGGGCGTGAGCAAGGGATTTTCTGGCGTCCAGGCGCTCTCCGGGGTGACCCTCGCGTGCCGCGCCGGCGAGGTGCTCGCGCTCATGGGCGAGAACGGGGCCGGCAAGTCGACATTGCTCAAAGTGCTGAGCGGCGACCACCAGCCCGATGCAGGCCGCATCCTCGTGGAGGGCACGCCGCGCGTCTTCCGTACGCCCGCGGAGGCCCACCGCGCCGGCGTGCGGGTCATCTATCAAGAGCCCGAGATCATCCCGCACGTCTCCGTGGCCGAGAACGTGTACGTGGGCGCGCTGCCGCATCGCTTTCATTGGTTCGATCGCCGCGGGCTCCTCCGGCGCTTTCACGAGGACCTCGAGCGCTTCGGCTTCTCGGGCATGCTCGACCCCGAGCTGCGCGGGAACCAGCTGTCGGCCGCGCATCGGCAGCTGGTGGAGATCCTGCGCGCGCTGGTGGGCGACGTGCGCATCCTCGCCTTCGACGAGCCCACGTCGTCCTTGGCCGAGGGGGAGACCGACGTCCTCTTTGCGCTCATCGAGCGGCTGCGCGCGAGCGGGGTGGCCATCATCTACGTCTCGCACCGCATGCAGGAGATCTTCCGCATCGCCGACCGGGTGGCGGTGCTGCGCGACGGCCGCTACGTGGGCGATCGCCCGGTGCGCGCGGGGCGCGGAGAGCCCGCGGAGCTCACCGAGGACGAGGTGGTGCGGATGATGGTCGGGCGCGATCTCTCGGCCATGTACGTGCGGGAGCCGCACGCGCCCGGGCACGTCGTGCTCTCGCTCGATCGGGTGACCAACGCCGACGTCCACGGCGTCAGCTTCGAGGTGCGCGCCGGCGAGATCGTGGGGTTGGCCGGCTTGGTGGGCGCCGGCCGCACCGAGCTGGCGCGCGCCATCTTCGGCGATGTGCCCATCGACTCCGGCCGCATCCTCTGGGGCGGCGACGATCCTCCGCCCGGCGGCGATGCTCCACCCGGCGGCGCGCGCCCTCTTCGCGAGCTGCATTTGCAGAGCCCGCGCGACGCGATCCGGGCGGGCATCGGCCTGGCGCCCGAGGAGCGAAAGACGGAGGCGCTCCTGATGAAGCGCTCCGTGCGCGACAACACCTCCTTGGCGGTGCTCGATCAGCTGCGCCGATTTCGGTTCATCCGCGGCGACCTCGAGCGCGATCTGGTGCGTGAGTACGCGAGCAAGCTGCGCGTGCGTACGCCCTCGCTCGAGCGCGAGGTGCGCACCTTGTCGGGCGGTAACCAGCAGAAGGTGGTCCTCGCGCGGTGGCTCGCCCGCCGGCCCAAGCTGCTCATCTTGGACGAGCCCACCCGCGGGGTCGACGTGGGGGTCAAAGCCGAAATCTACGCCATCATCGCGGAGCTGGCGCGCGAGGGCATCGCCGTCTTGGTCATCTCCTCCGATCTGCCGGAGGTGATCGGCCTCTCCGATCGCATCGTGGTGATGCACTGCGGCCGGGTGACCGGCGAAGTGCATCGCTCGGAGGCCACCGAGGAACGTATCATGGCCCTCGCGATGGCCGACTACCTCAAGGTCCCCGCGGCCTCCGTGTCCGCGCGGGCGCAACAAGAAGGTGCATCGTGA
- a CDS encoding methyltransferase domain-containing protein, whose product MMMPLNALKLACRTVAFKLQRKNSDPTSDYDKAAATYDEYYSKYLGPSAQVLLDKLPVRQGDKILDLACGTGFFSHRLAAAIGPHGRLTAVDISGGMLERNRRGAQARALENIRFVQSDAMGVLRVTRAESLNGIVCGWGICYLDHAEFCIEVQRILRPNGFLGIIENKSTSLKKVSDLFRRVLVRNPDAIVKNIAIDLPKDASHLVRTLCKRGLVAIDSWDGAVSVPCMRGVDVAEYVVKSGAAAGFIDALDPAMADRIIRELAIAVDDERRRGGEVPVTHEYCALVAKRA is encoded by the coding sequence ATGATGATGCCCCTAAACGCGCTCAAGCTTGCGTGTCGCACGGTAGCTTTCAAGCTTCAGCGCAAGAACTCCGATCCCACGAGCGATTACGATAAGGCCGCCGCCACCTACGACGAGTACTATTCGAAATACCTCGGGCCGAGCGCGCAGGTCCTCCTGGACAAGCTCCCGGTTCGCCAGGGGGACAAAATTCTCGATTTGGCCTGCGGAACCGGCTTCTTCTCCCATCGCCTGGCGGCGGCCATTGGTCCGCATGGGCGGCTCACGGCGGTCGACATCTCGGGCGGAATGCTCGAGCGCAATCGTCGCGGCGCCCAGGCGCGCGCCCTCGAGAACATTCGCTTCGTCCAGTCCGACGCGATGGGCGTGCTGCGCGTGACCCGCGCCGAGTCCCTGAATGGAATCGTCTGCGGCTGGGGGATCTGCTACCTGGATCACGCCGAGTTTTGCATCGAGGTGCAGCGCATCCTGCGCCCCAACGGCTTTTTGGGGATCATCGAGAACAAAAGCACGTCGCTCAAAAAGGTGTCCGATCTCTTTCGAAGGGTACTCGTTCGAAATCCAGACGCCATCGTCAAGAACATCGCCATCGATCTCCCGAAAGACGCGTCGCACCTCGTCCGAACCTTGTGCAAGCGAGGGCTCGTCGCGATCGACTCTTGGGACGGTGCGGTGTCCGTGCCGTGCATGCGCGGTGTGGACGTGGCAGAGTACGTGGTCAAATCGGGAGCGGCGGCCGGCTTTATCGACGCCCTCGACCCGGCCATGGCCGATCGGATCATCCGCGAGCTCGCCATCGCCGTGGACGACGAGCGCAGACGCGGCGGGGAGGTCCCGGTGACGCATGAATATTGTGCCCTCGTCGCCAAGCGCGCCTGA
- a CDS encoding ABC transporter permease produces MSLAAAKSMPIRDERSLPRRVLDAVGAQNLSLLMALAVVVTIIGVQDANFFSPRNMVAIGTTVAIAGLLASVQTVVVILGALDISVGSITGLTSVACAMVFTSTRSASLGVVAALVIGLCCGLVNGATIVYGRVNPVIATLATLATFKGLAQLVSGGRAQGYTGGDDVFIFLARGSFAGIPTLIWVLVAIAAALHVLLKYTDIGRNVYAVGGNDTAARLAGIAINKYVIGAYALSGAIAGIAGVLLTARTGSGQPVSGSEGLELESITAAALGGCDLRGGKGAVPSTLLAVLLLGVLSNGMTVLGVNPFWQNVAKGTLLAVAVIIQQKRSGERAVGLPR; encoded by the coding sequence GTGAGCCTAGCTGCCGCCAAATCCATGCCGATTCGCGACGAACGCTCCCTGCCGCGCCGGGTGCTCGACGCCGTGGGCGCGCAGAACCTCAGCCTGCTCATGGCGCTCGCGGTGGTGGTGACCATCATCGGCGTGCAAGACGCGAACTTCTTCTCGCCGCGCAACATGGTGGCCATCGGCACCACGGTGGCCATCGCCGGGCTGCTCGCGTCGGTGCAGACGGTGGTGGTCATCCTGGGGGCGCTCGATATCTCGGTGGGCTCCATCACCGGGCTGACGTCGGTGGCCTGTGCCATGGTGTTCACCTCCACCCGCAGCGCGTCGCTCGGCGTGGTGGCCGCGCTGGTCATCGGCCTTTGCTGCGGCTTGGTCAACGGCGCCACCATCGTCTACGGGCGGGTAAACCCGGTCATCGCGACCCTGGCCACCCTCGCCACCTTCAAGGGCCTGGCGCAGCTCGTCTCCGGCGGCCGCGCGCAAGGCTACACGGGCGGCGACGACGTCTTCATCTTCCTCGCGCGCGGCAGCTTCGCCGGCATCCCCACGTTGATCTGGGTGCTGGTGGCCATCGCCGCCGCCCTCCACGTGCTGCTCAAGTACACGGATATCGGGCGAAACGTCTACGCGGTGGGCGGCAACGACACCGCCGCGCGCCTGGCCGGTATTGCCATCAACAAATACGTGATTGGCGCATATGCGCTCTCGGGCGCCATCGCGGGGATCGCCGGCGTGCTCTTGACCGCCCGCACGGGCTCGGGGCAACCCGTCTCCGGGAGCGAAGGTCTGGAGCTGGAGTCCATCACCGCCGCGGCGCTCGGCGGGTGCGATTTGCGGGGAGGGAAGGGCGCCGTACCCAGCACCTTGCTGGCCGTTCTTTTGCTCGGCGTTCTGAGCAATGGGATGACCGTGCTCGGTGTGAATCCCTTCTGGCAAAACGTGGCAAAAGGGACTTTGCTGGCGGTCGCCGTCATCATCCAACAAAAGCGCAGCGGCGAGCGCGCGGTCGGTCTTCCGCGCTAG
- the galE gene encoding UDP-glucose 4-epimerase GalE: MRLFVTGGAGYIGSVVAAKLLEAGHRVTVFDDLSTGHRELVPRGARFVQGDLLDRAALWSALSEGFDAILHFAAKSLVGESAEKPIFYFGTNIGGAVHLLDAMREASIATIVFSSTAAVYGEPESVPIPEEAAARPGNPYGASKLAIDQLLGFAARAHGSTAVSLRYFNVGGAYGAQGERHMPETHLIPRVLLAASRDEAIDVYGTDYETPDGTAIRDYVHVADLADAHLLALEGGKPGEHRIYNLGNGEGFSVREVLAVARRVTKKPIPENPRPRRAGDPARLVAASEKARRELGWRPRRSELERIVRDAWAFMTNGVAR, encoded by the coding sequence ATGCGATTGTTCGTTACGGGTGGCGCGGGGTACATCGGGAGCGTGGTGGCGGCGAAGCTCCTCGAGGCGGGCCATCGGGTCACGGTCTTCGATGATCTCTCGACCGGTCACCGCGAGCTCGTCCCCCGAGGCGCCCGCTTCGTGCAGGGGGATCTCCTCGACCGCGCAGCCCTCTGGAGCGCCCTGTCGGAGGGCTTCGACGCCATCTTGCACTTTGCCGCCAAGTCGCTCGTGGGCGAGTCGGCCGAGAAACCCATCTTCTACTTCGGGACCAACATCGGCGGCGCCGTCCATCTCCTGGACGCCATGCGCGAGGCATCCATCGCGACCATCGTCTTTTCGTCGACGGCCGCGGTTTATGGCGAGCCCGAGTCGGTTCCCATCCCCGAAGAGGCGGCGGCGCGCCCCGGAAACCCCTACGGCGCCTCGAAGCTCGCGATCGATCAGCTGCTCGGCTTTGCCGCGCGCGCCCACGGATCGACGGCGGTGAGCTTGCGCTACTTCAATGTCGGGGGAGCCTACGGCGCACAAGGCGAGCGCCATATGCCCGAGACGCATTTGATCCCGCGGGTGCTCCTGGCCGCGAGCCGCGACGAGGCCATCGACGTCTATGGCACGGACTACGAGACCCCCGATGGAACCGCCATTCGCGACTACGTGCACGTGGCCGATCTCGCCGACGCACACCTCCTCGCGCTCGAGGGCGGCAAGCCCGGGGAGCACCGCATCTACAACCTAGGAAACGGCGAGGGCTTCTCCGTGCGCGAGGTGCTGGCCGTGGCGCGGCGGGTCACGAAGAAGCCGATACCGGAGAACCCGCGCCCGCGGCGGGCCGGCGATCCCGCCCGCCTGGTGGCCGCCAGCGAAAAGGCGCGCCGCGAGCTCGGTTGGAGGCCGCGGCGCTCGGAGCTCGAGCGCATCGTGAGGGACGCGTGGGCCTTCATGACGAACGGGGTTGCGCGATGA
- a CDS encoding substrate-binding domain-containing protein has protein sequence MKQGIVLGLSAVCVLAGCKSGKETDSAPAAATGDKNVAAVAEAKPKSGKRTIAYIQKQGDQQYFVDQAAGAREAAAKLGVEVKVSNVALDSNLAVSTLETMIAQNVDGIAVVVPDQRIGPQVIDRAKQAGIPLVASDDGISDAAGNAAPFVGFDGGAMGREVGLKAGALYKASGWKAADTRIISSSKQDLSVCQDRVNGAKKAFIEASGESGVKVVDLGTDNTPIDAQNRTAALITANRGVKHWVVWGCNDENVSGVVTALANANVEAKDVIGVGLGAYLACKDWKAGKQTGMKAALFIDGRDVGAAAVRVLSESIQNKTPLPAKTIAETHMVDATNWQNAGVKCE, from the coding sequence ATGAAGCAAGGAATCGTGCTGGGGTTGTCGGCCGTTTGCGTACTCGCGGGATGCAAATCGGGTAAGGAGACCGATTCGGCGCCCGCGGCTGCTACCGGTGACAAGAACGTCGCGGCGGTCGCGGAGGCCAAGCCCAAATCGGGAAAGCGCACCATCGCCTATATTCAAAAGCAGGGGGATCAACAGTACTTCGTCGATCAGGCGGCGGGGGCCCGGGAGGCGGCGGCGAAGCTCGGGGTCGAGGTGAAGGTCTCGAACGTGGCGCTCGACTCCAATCTGGCCGTGAGCACGCTCGAGACGATGATCGCGCAAAACGTCGATGGAATCGCGGTCGTGGTGCCCGATCAGCGGATTGGCCCGCAGGTGATCGATCGGGCCAAGCAAGCCGGCATTCCGCTGGTGGCCTCCGACGATGGCATCAGCGACGCCGCAGGCAACGCGGCGCCGTTCGTGGGCTTCGACGGTGGGGCCATGGGGCGCGAGGTCGGCCTCAAGGCGGGGGCGCTCTACAAGGCGAGCGGCTGGAAAGCGGCCGATACGCGCATCATCAGCTCCTCCAAGCAGGATCTCAGCGTCTGTCAGGACCGGGTCAACGGCGCGAAGAAGGCCTTCATCGAGGCCTCGGGCGAGTCGGGGGTGAAGGTGGTGGATCTCGGCACCGACAACACGCCCATCGATGCACAAAACCGCACGGCGGCGCTCATCACGGCCAACCGAGGGGTCAAGCACTGGGTGGTGTGGGGCTGTAACGACGAGAACGTGAGCGGGGTGGTCACCGCGCTCGCCAACGCCAATGTCGAGGCGAAGGACGTCATCGGCGTCGGCCTGGGCGCATACCTGGCGTGCAAGGATTGGAAGGCGGGCAAGCAGACCGGCATGAAGGCGGCCCTCTTCATCGACGGACGCGATGTGGGCGCCGCGGCCGTGCGCGTGCTCTCGGAGTCGATTCAAAACAAGACGCCGCTCCCTGCCAAGACCATCGCCGAGACCCATATGGTCGACGCGACGAACTGGCAAAACGCCGGGGTCAAGTGTGAGTAG
- a CDS encoding EamA family transporter produces the protein MSTALLYVTTVLIWGTTWFALKLQLGVVPIAWSIAYRFWLAAAVLLAWSFVRHRRLELPPRALWPLVAVQGLCLFCLNFVCMLNASRWIASGLVAVCFSTAPLWNAFNARLFRRTPLAPRVLAGSALGVAGLLVLFGTEVSKNLWRTETFWGMGLAFAGTYCFSVGNSASSLLQQKGQTPAQTNPWGMLVGAVVISLYALASRQRLRFDASPVYVGTLVYLTLFGSIVAFHTYLTLVGRLGAERAAYCAVLFPIVALNISARAEGYVWTPASLLGLLLVISGNVVVFYRGPWLGKLRSST, from the coding sequence ATGTCCACGGCATTGCTTTACGTTACGACCGTGCTGATCTGGGGCACCACCTGGTTTGCGCTGAAGCTGCAGCTGGGCGTGGTCCCCATCGCCTGGTCCATCGCCTACCGTTTCTGGCTGGCCGCTGCCGTGCTGCTCGCTTGGAGCTTCGTGCGCCACCGCCGCCTGGAGCTGCCCCCGCGCGCGCTCTGGCCGCTGGTGGCCGTGCAGGGCTTGTGTCTCTTCTGCCTCAACTTCGTGTGCATGCTGAACGCGAGCCGATGGATCGCGAGCGGTCTGGTGGCCGTGTGCTTCTCCACCGCCCCCTTGTGGAACGCCTTCAACGCCCGCCTCTTTCGGCGCACACCCCTGGCGCCGCGCGTGCTCGCGGGGAGCGCCTTGGGCGTGGCCGGGCTCCTGGTGTTGTTCGGCACCGAGGTGTCGAAGAACCTCTGGCGAACGGAGACGTTTTGGGGCATGGGCCTGGCCTTCGCGGGCACCTATTGCTTCTCCGTAGGGAATTCGGCGTCGAGCCTCTTGCAGCAAAAAGGTCAGACCCCCGCGCAGACCAATCCATGGGGCATGCTGGTGGGCGCGGTGGTCATATCGCTCTACGCGCTGGCCAGCCGCCAGCGGCTTCGCTTCGATGCATCGCCCGTCTATGTGGGCACCTTGGTGTACCTGACCCTCTTCGGCTCGATCGTCGCGTTCCACACGTACCTCACCCTGGTGGGCCGCCTGGGCGCCGAGCGCGCGGCGTATTGCGCGGTGCTCTTTCCCATCGTGGCGCTCAACATCTCCGCCCGCGCGGAGGGCTATGTGTGGACGCCCGCGTCGCTGCTGGGGCTCCTGCTGGTGATCTCGGGCAACGTGGTGGTGTTCTACCGCGGACCGTGGCTCGGAAAGCTGCGGTCCTCGACCTGA
- the galT gene encoding galactose-1-phosphate uridylyltransferase: MTIPTNKTRTVLSDGRELIYFDDRPGIPRTAPDLRNLAPHRPQSEIRYDPVLDDWVIVAAHRQTRTNLPAASECPLCPTRGASLSEIPADDYHVVTFENRFPSLGGAYEGRGDIAGGGVRGAPGGLADDGAPSAAFQPIEPGVGRCEVVCFTSDHTSSFVRLSPERLHTVAAAWVDRTLHLSQVPGVEQVFIFENRGAEIGATLDHPHGQIYGYPFVTSRTSRALASAARWRDGHGSTSCLFCAIIADEREKRLRIVEETPSFIAFVPAAPRFPYELHVYPRRHVPDLPSLTAPELTELMSLQVDLLRRYERLFDKPIPYMACWHQAPVRVGRDLSHLSLQLMSPQRAPNVLKFFASSESGMHAYTMDVLPETIAARFRDVK, translated from the coding sequence GTGACCATCCCCACGAACAAGACCCGCACGGTTCTCTCCGACGGCCGCGAGCTCATTTACTTCGACGATCGGCCGGGCATCCCACGAACCGCCCCCGATCTCCGCAACCTCGCGCCGCACCGTCCGCAGTCGGAAATCCGCTACGATCCCGTCCTCGACGACTGGGTCATCGTGGCGGCCCACCGCCAAACGCGCACCAATCTCCCTGCCGCCAGCGAGTGCCCGCTCTGCCCCACCCGCGGCGCCTCCCTCTCCGAAATCCCGGCGGACGACTACCACGTCGTCACCTTCGAAAATCGCTTTCCATCCTTGGGAGGGGCCTACGAGGGGCGAGGGGACATCGCGGGCGGGGGCGTGCGGGGTGCCCCGGGTGGTCTCGCGGACGACGGCGCGCCATCCGCCGCCTTTCAGCCCATCGAGCCAGGCGTGGGTCGGTGCGAGGTCGTCTGCTTTACGAGCGATCACACCTCGTCCTTCGTTCGTCTCTCCCCGGAGCGACTGCACACGGTCGCGGCGGCCTGGGTGGACCGCACCCTTCACCTCTCCCAGGTCCCCGGCGTGGAGCAAGTCTTCATCTTCGAGAACCGAGGCGCCGAAATCGGCGCCACCCTCGATCATCCCCACGGCCAAATCTACGGCTACCCCTTCGTCACCTCGCGCACCTCCCGGGCCCTGGCATCGGCCGCGCGCTGGCGTGATGGTCACGGCAGCACCAGCTGCCTCTTTTGCGCCATCATCGCCGACGAACGCGAAAAACGCCTCCGCATCGTCGAAGAGACGCCCTCCTTCATCGCCTTCGTCCCCGCCGCCCCTCGTTTCCCCTACGAGCTCCACGTCTACCCGCGCCGCCACGTCCCCGACTTGCCGTCGCTCACCGCCCCCGAGCTCACCGAGCTCATGTCCCTCCAAGTCGATCTCCTCCGCCGCTACGAGCGCCTCTTCGACAAGCCGATCCCCTACATGGCTTGCTGGCACCAAGCCCCCGTCCGCGTCGGTCGCGACTTGAGCCACCTCTCGCTTCAACTCATGAGCCCCCAGCGCGCGCCCAACGTCCTCAAATTCTTCGCCTCCAGCGAATCCGGCATGCACGCCTACACCATGGACGTCCTCCCGGAGACGATTGCCGCTCGCTTTCGCGACGTAAAATAA
- the galK gene encoding galactokinase, whose product MSGPSNAELLETLRAELQALTGHAPEGFWRAPGRVNLIGEHTDYNDGYVFPLAIDRHVVIAASPRRDGILRVRSVEKRETVEVPLADLRPGPTWRGAWAAYVAGTAWALIEAGHAIGGADLVIGSTLPAGAGLSSSAALECGTARALLDLHGAAMPDLALARAAQRAENVFVGMPCGLMDQLSSTFGLRGHVLFIDVRALHVAPHPFDLEAAGLSLLVIDTRAHHALVDGGYADRRAACERSATKLGVPALRDVSLAQLPRALETLADPLLARRTRHIVTENDRVVRVADLLREGRVAEIGPLLDASHVSLRDDFQISCAELDLAVETARASGALGARMTGGGFGGSAIALVPEEKAAALEEATLRAFAARGFTRPWIFRAVAADGVHRVHP is encoded by the coding sequence ATGAGCGGGCCGTCGAACGCGGAGCTCCTCGAAACGCTGCGCGCGGAGCTTCAGGCCCTGACCGGGCACGCGCCGGAGGGCTTCTGGCGCGCGCCCGGGCGGGTCAATTTGATCGGCGAGCACACCGACTACAACGACGGTTACGTCTTTCCGCTGGCCATCGACCGGCACGTGGTCATCGCCGCATCGCCGCGCCGCGACGGCATTCTTCGGGTGCGCTCCGTCGAGAAGCGCGAAACCGTGGAGGTGCCGCTCGCCGATCTGAGACCGGGTCCCACGTGGAGAGGCGCCTGGGCGGCCTATGTGGCCGGCACGGCGTGGGCGCTCATCGAGGCGGGGCACGCCATCGGCGGGGCGGATCTGGTCATCGGCAGCACGCTCCCGGCGGGGGCCGGCCTCTCGTCGAGCGCCGCGCTGGAGTGCGGAACCGCGCGCGCCCTGCTCGATCTCCACGGCGCCGCGATGCCGGACTTGGCCCTCGCGCGAGCTGCACAGCGGGCGGAGAACGTCTTCGTGGGCATGCCGTGCGGCTTGATGGACCAACTCTCGTCGACCTTCGGCCTCCGGGGCCATGTGCTCTTCATCGACGTGCGCGCGCTCCACGTCGCGCCGCACCCCTTCGACCTCGAGGCGGCGGGTCTTTCGTTGTTGGTCATCGATACCCGCGCCCACCACGCGCTGGTCGACGGCGGCTACGCCGATCGGCGCGCGGCCTGCGAGCGCTCGGCGACCAAGCTGGGCGTGCCCGCGCTGCGCGACGTGTCCCTCGCCCAGCTTCCGCGCGCCCTCGAGACCTTGGCGGACCCGCTCCTCGCGCGGCGCACGCGCCACATCGTCACCGAGAACGACCGCGTCGTGCGGGTGGCCGATCTCCTCCGCGAGGGCCGCGTGGCCGAAATCGGCCCGCTGCTCGACGCGTCGCACGTCTCGCTCCGCGACGATTTCCAAATCTCGTGCGCAGAGCTCGACCTGGCCGTCGAAACGGCGCGAGCCTCGGGCGCGCTGGGGGCGCGGATGACGGGCGGTGGCTTCGGTGGATCGGCCATCGCCCTCGTTCCCGAGGAGAAGGCGGCCGCGCTCGAAGAGGCCACCCTCCGCGCCTTCGCCGCGCGCGGTTTCACCCGTCCCTGGATCTTCCGAGCCGTTGCCGCCGACGGCGTACACCGAGTCCACCCGTGA